A single region of the Geobacillus subterraneus genome encodes:
- a CDS encoding metallophosphoesterase, which translates to MHRIETAKMNRRAFLKKLTRTGFAAALATSLAYGYARWVEPSQLTVTHHTLSHPLIPRAFHGVKLLQFSDLHLGHYDSLKRFYHVIDRINTLEPDLVVFTGDLLHEANRYPHTETVAEALANIRAPLGKFSVYGNHDHGGYGTDIYRRLMERAGFRVLVNEHALVRRGQEAIAVAGGDDMMLGRPDWAKMTAGIPPATYTIALVHEPDSAVETCRYPIHAQLSGHSHGGQIQLPFIGPLMTPPLSERYYEGFYHVGGLVLYVNRGLGTTRVPLRFFAPPELTVFSLTNREK; encoded by the coding sequence ATGCATCGTATTGAAACAGCCAAAATGAACCGACGCGCGTTTTTAAAAAAACTGACACGCACCGGCTTTGCCGCGGCGCTGGCGACATCGCTCGCCTACGGCTACGCCCGCTGGGTTGAACCGTCACAATTGACGGTGACGCACCATACACTGTCACACCCGCTCATCCCGAGGGCGTTTCACGGCGTAAAACTGCTGCAATTCAGCGACCTCCATCTCGGGCATTATGACAGCTTGAAGCGCTTTTACCACGTGATCGACCGAATTAACACGCTGGAGCCTGATCTTGTTGTTTTTACCGGCGATTTGCTCCATGAGGCGAACCGATACCCGCACACTGAGACGGTCGCTGAAGCGCTGGCAAACATCCGCGCCCCGCTTGGGAAATTCAGCGTTTATGGCAACCACGACCACGGCGGCTACGGAACGGACATTTACCGCCGGCTGATGGAACGGGCCGGGTTTCGCGTCCTTGTCAACGAGCATGCGCTCGTTCGCCGCGGACAAGAGGCGATCGCTGTGGCCGGCGGTGACGATATGATGCTCGGCCGGCCCGATTGGGCGAAAATGACGGCGGGCATTCCGCCGGCAACATATACGATCGCCCTCGTTCACGAACCGGACAGCGCCGTTGAGACGTGCCGCTACCCGATTCATGCCCAACTTTCCGGCCATAGCCATGGCGGACAAATCCAGCTGCCGTTTATCGGTCCGCTCATGACTCCGCCGCTGTCTGAACGGTATTACGAAGGATTTTACCACGTCGGCGGGCTTGTGCTGTACGTCAACCGCGGCCTCGGCACAACAAGGGTGCCGCTTCGCTTTTTCGCTCCGCCGGAACTGACGGTCTTTTCGCTCACTAATCGCGAAAAATAG
- the fadH gene encoding 2,4-dienoyl-CoA reductase, with the protein MNGKVIIVTGGSSGMGKYMAKRFVSEGANVVITGRRAEALEEAKREMETPGGGRVLVVPMDVRNPEQVADMVARVDAEFGRIDALVNNAAGNFICPAEKLSINGWNSVINIVLNGTFYCSREVGNYWIPRGLKGSIINIIATYAWHAGAGVIHSASAKAGVLAMTRTLAVEWGKKYGFRVNAIAPGPIERTGGAERLWESEEAERMTLESVPLGRLGTPEEIAAVASFLLSDEAAYINGACITVDGGQWLNRRPF; encoded by the coding sequence ATGAACGGAAAAGTCATCATTGTTACCGGCGGGTCGAGCGGAATGGGAAAATATATGGCGAAGCGGTTTGTCTCTGAAGGGGCGAACGTTGTCATTACGGGAAGGCGGGCCGAAGCGCTGGAAGAGGCTAAGCGGGAAATGGAAACGCCCGGCGGCGGGCGGGTGCTTGTTGTTCCGATGGATGTGCGCAATCCGGAGCAAGTCGCGGACATGGTCGCACGGGTCGATGCGGAGTTTGGCCGCATTGATGCTCTCGTTAACAACGCGGCCGGCAATTTTATTTGTCCGGCGGAAAAGCTGTCGATCAACGGTTGGAACAGCGTCATCAACATCGTATTGAACGGAACGTTTTACTGCAGCCGTGAAGTCGGCAACTATTGGATTCCGCGCGGCTTGAAAGGGAGCATCATCAACATCATTGCGACGTACGCCTGGCATGCCGGCGCGGGGGTCATTCATTCGGCAAGCGCCAAGGCCGGGGTGCTGGCGATGACGCGCACATTGGCGGTCGAGTGGGGGAAGAAATACGGCTTCCGCGTTAATGCCATCGCCCCGGGGCCGATCGAGCGGACAGGCGGGGCGGAGCGGCTTTGGGAATCAGAGGAAGCGGAGCGGATGACGTTGGAAAGCGTGCCGCTCGGGCGGCTCGGGACGCCGGAAGAAATCGCGGCGGTCGCTTCGTTTTTGCTTTCGGATGAAGCCGCTTACATTAACGGCGCTTGCATCACAGTCGACGGCGGCCAATGGCTGAACCGGCGGCCGTTTTAA
- a CDS encoding YkyB family protein encodes MKPLQLTVDNIAKAIFTVNRHAKTALNPSFLYLLKKKAIEKLLEEGKAKKVGLHFSRNPKYSQQQSDVLVAVGDYYFHIPPTKQDFAALPHLGALSDSYRNPSVRMPLSEAKAILIAYTGIKESTERKPKRLTKPMFKRLGDRY; translated from the coding sequence ATGAAACCGTTGCAGTTGACGGTCGACAATATCGCCAAAGCCATTTTTACAGTCAACCGCCATGCGAAGACGGCATTGAACCCTTCGTTTCTTTATCTTCTCAAGAAAAAAGCCATCGAAAAGCTGCTTGAGGAAGGCAAGGCGAAAAAGGTCGGCCTCCATTTTTCCCGCAATCCAAAATACAGCCAGCAGCAATCTGATGTGCTCGTGGCCGTCGGCGACTACTATTTCCACATTCCTCCGACAAAACAAGATTTCGCCGCCCTCCCGCACCTCGGCGCGCTCAGCGACTCATACCGAAATCCTTCCGTTCGGATGCCGCTATCGGAGGCAAAAGCGATTCTCATCGCCTACACCGGGATCAAGGAATCGACGGAACGAAAGCCGAAACGGTTGACAAAGCCGATGTTTAAGCGGCTTGGCGACCGCTACTAA
- a CDS encoding HEAT repeat domain-containing protein has product MALVFAVAVAAALSAVLTGLFIYLIVRKWRENRRQARLRAYKEERRLPLLRYLLGEEELSFRFSSPLEREAVLQLLDSFASLLKGEHVQTRLRAFAEAHFQGWLRHRLASRQWSERMNALFLIEDLQMKGMLPDIERLYRSAGVTEGETAKILAIFAKFDYRPVVTYVFQPKYELTEFAYRIIFGHMSEQLLQQVKKRFAELPPAGKYALIDMIGIRRRQEGLFLEQLLASEDLEIRVRALKAMAEIGVPLGARQLERHLRSPHWQERLIATRLAGKYREEKLLPLLCERLSDRSFAVRSEAAAAIARLPNGRAVLRTAAQHVDDRYARDMARQWLEEEEI; this is encoded by the coding sequence ATGGCGCTCGTTTTCGCCGTCGCGGTGGCGGCTGCTTTGTCGGCGGTGCTGACCGGGCTGTTCATTTATTTGATCGTGCGCAAATGGCGGGAAAACCGGCGCCAGGCCCGGCTGCGCGCCTATAAGGAAGAACGCCGTCTCCCGCTGCTTCGCTATTTGCTCGGAGAGGAGGAGCTTTCGTTTCGTTTTTCATCGCCGCTTGAACGGGAGGCTGTGCTCCAACTGTTGGATAGCTTTGCCTCGTTATTGAAAGGGGAGCATGTGCAGACGCGCCTGCGCGCGTTTGCTGAAGCGCACTTTCAAGGCTGGCTGCGCCACCGGCTGGCAAGCCGGCAATGGAGCGAGCGGATGAACGCGCTGTTTCTGATCGAAGACTTGCAGATGAAGGGGATGCTGCCCGACATCGAACGGCTGTACCGTTCCGCTGGGGTCACAGAAGGGGAGACAGCGAAAATATTGGCCATTTTCGCCAAATTTGATTATCGTCCGGTCGTGACATATGTGTTTCAACCGAAATATGAGTTGACGGAATTTGCGTATCGCATCATTTTTGGCCATATGAGCGAGCAGCTGCTTCAACAGGTAAAAAAACGGTTTGCTGAACTGCCGCCGGCGGGAAAATATGCGTTGATCGACATGATCGGCATCCGCCGCCGTCAGGAAGGACTGTTTTTGGAGCAGCTATTAGCATCGGAAGATTTGGAAATCCGCGTTCGTGCGCTCAAGGCGATGGCGGAAATCGGTGTGCCACTTGGCGCGCGGCAGCTCGAGCGCCACTTGCGCTCGCCGCATTGGCAAGAGAGATTGATAGCGACCCGCCTTGCCGGAAAATACCGGGAAGAAAAGCTGCTCCCGCTTCTGTGCGAGCGGCTTTCAGACCGTTCCTTTGCCGTTCGTTCCGAGGCGGCCGCGGCCATCGCCCGCCTTCCGAACGGCCGGGCTGTATTGCGTACAGCGGCTCAACATGTGGACGACCGCTACGCCCGCGATATGGCAAGGCAATGGCTCGAAGAGGAGGAGATATAG
- a CDS encoding EAL-associated domain-containing protein, which translates to MDALDVMANLSQVIPYYQPIFSADEHGVIGYEVLGRFQTEAGPVSLGPFFHDETIPEEFRMEVDDVITKKALDYFLSLDDETPLIFLNRDANLLMLDRGESFLQLLLGYEAKGLALSRIILEINEQHFKGDLDQLSHLLTYIRTYGIKVAVDNIAEHSIHLERIGVLSPDILKIDLHELRKTSVHQAYQEIVHSISLLARKIGATLLYEDIETSFQLQYAWRHGGRYYQGYYLAKPAPEVVPRDLLKELLRQECHRFIQQEKKKLETLYQISEQFQQRIAALLGKYKKAGGFNELISLLADELDDVCFRIYVCDEDGFQQSGNMFKRGGRWELQQQYYMKNWSWRPYFLENIIRMRSRRRGILSDLYTDIETGETIRTYSYPIDERHYLFIDLSYSYLFEHDAHY; encoded by the coding sequence ATGGATGCATTAGACGTGATGGCCAACTTGTCGCAAGTGATCCCGTACTATCAACCGATTTTTAGCGCCGATGAGCATGGAGTCATCGGATATGAAGTGCTCGGGCGATTCCAAACGGAAGCGGGGCCAGTCAGTCTCGGGCCGTTTTTTCATGATGAAACGATTCCGGAAGAGTTTCGCATGGAAGTGGATGATGTGATCACTAAAAAGGCGCTCGATTATTTTCTGTCGCTCGATGACGAGACGCCGCTCATCTTTCTCAACCGCGACGCCAATTTATTGATGCTTGACCGCGGCGAATCGTTTTTGCAATTGCTTCTCGGTTACGAGGCGAAAGGGTTGGCGCTTAGCCGCATCATATTGGAAATTAACGAGCAGCATTTTAAAGGCGACCTGGATCAGCTCAGCCATTTATTGACGTATATCCGCACGTACGGTATTAAAGTGGCGGTCGATAATATCGCCGAACATAGCATTCATCTTGAGCGGATCGGCGTTTTGTCGCCTGACATTTTAAAAATCGACTTGCATGAATTGCGAAAAACGTCGGTCCACCAAGCTTATCAAGAAATCGTTCATTCCATTTCGCTGTTGGCGCGCAAAATCGGAGCGACGCTTCTGTATGAGGATATTGAAACATCATTTCAGCTTCAGTACGCATGGCGGCATGGCGGCCGCTACTACCAAGGATACTATTTGGCTAAGCCGGCGCCGGAAGTCGTGCCGCGTGATCTGTTGAAAGAACTGCTGCGCCAAGAATGCCATCGCTTTATCCAACAGGAAAAGAAAAAGCTCGAGACGCTGTATCAAATTTCCGAGCAGTTTCAGCAACGGATTGCCGCACTGCTTGGCAAATACAAAAAAGCGGGCGGCTTTAATGAGCTGATTTCGCTGCTGGCCGACGAACTCGATGACGTTTGCTTCCGCATTTACGTCTGTGATGAAGACGGCTTTCAACAGTCGGGCAATATGTTTAAGCGCGGCGGCCGCTGGGAGTTGCAGCAACAATATTACATGAAAAATTGGAGCTGGCGCCCGTATTTTTTGGAAAACATTATTCGCATGCGTTCGCGCCGGAGAGGGATTTTATCGGATTTATATACAGACATTGAAACCGGGGAGACGATCCGGACGTATTCATACCCGATTGATGAGCGCCATTATTTGTTTATCGACTTGTCGTACAGCTACTTGTTTGAGCATGACGCCCATTATTGA